The following are encoded in a window of Kitasatospora fiedleri genomic DNA:
- a CDS encoding VOC family protein: MERVLGIGGYFLRATDPAALTAWYRDVLGLPADGHGRWEQAPGPTVFAAFESGTDYFGSPAQQVMLNVRVRDLDAMLAQLRAAGAAVAGEVQEMPGVGRFGWVTDPEGNRIELWQPA; this comes from the coding sequence ATGGAACGAGTCCTCGGCATCGGCGGGTACTTCCTGCGCGCCACCGACCCGGCGGCGCTGACCGCCTGGTACCGCGACGTCCTGGGCCTGCCCGCCGACGGGCACGGCCGGTGGGAGCAGGCCCCGGGCCCGACGGTGTTCGCCGCCTTCGAGTCCGGCACCGACTACTTCGGCTCCCCCGCGCAGCAGGTGATGCTGAACGTCCGGGTCCGCGACCTGGACGCGATGCTGGCCCAACTGCGCGCCGCGGGCGCGGCGGTGGCCGGGGAGGTGCAGGAGATGCCGGGCGTCGGCCGGTTCGGCTGGGTGACCGACCCGGAGGGCAACCGGATCGAGCTCTGGCAGCCCGCCTGA
- a CDS encoding carbohydrate ABC transporter permease produces MPATTVTARADHGDPTPLRPAGGAPAGARRRPGPLARIPVPLWLLLPAALVLIPLFGYPLYQLGLLSVLKFGQPQASGGVPTEFVGLSNYADVLGDAQFWSVLAQTLAFAAFCVLATLVVGATCAVLLTRVGRWPRLMLMFGALGAWAAPAMTGSTVWMFLLDTNSGLVNEVLGTQGHNWMYDKWSAFAMVAVVVVWHSFPFVMITLYAGIQAIPDSVLEAARLDGAGTTTVFRKIMLPMLRPLLVIVVIQSIIWDFKVFTQIYVMTGGGGIAGQNLVLNVYAYQKAFVAENYSLGAAIGVLMTLILLAVTAVYVRGLRRSGEEL; encoded by the coding sequence ATGCCTGCCACGACCGTCACCGCCCGGGCGGACCACGGGGACCCCACCCCGCTCCGCCCGGCGGGCGGCGCCCCCGCCGGGGCCCGCCGCCGCCCCGGGCCACTGGCCCGGATACCCGTCCCGCTCTGGCTGCTGCTGCCGGCCGCCCTGGTGCTGATCCCGCTGTTCGGCTACCCGCTGTACCAGCTGGGCCTGCTCTCGGTGCTCAAGTTCGGCCAACCGCAGGCCTCCGGCGGGGTGCCGACCGAGTTCGTCGGGCTCTCCAACTACGCCGACGTGCTGGGCGACGCGCAGTTCTGGTCGGTGCTCGCCCAGACCCTGGCGTTCGCCGCGTTCTGTGTCCTGGCCACCCTGGTAGTCGGCGCGACCTGCGCGGTGCTGCTGACCCGGGTCGGCCGGTGGCCCCGGCTGATGCTGATGTTCGGCGCCCTGGGCGCCTGGGCCGCCCCCGCGATGACCGGCTCCACGGTGTGGATGTTCCTGCTGGACACCAACTCCGGCCTGGTCAACGAGGTTCTCGGCACCCAGGGCCACAACTGGATGTACGACAAGTGGTCGGCCTTCGCCATGGTCGCCGTGGTCGTGGTCTGGCACAGCTTCCCGTTCGTGATGATCACCCTCTACGCGGGCATCCAGGCCATCCCGGACTCCGTCCTGGAGGCCGCCCGCCTGGACGGCGCCGGCACCACCACGGTCTTCCGCAAGATCATGCTGCCGATGCTGCGCCCGCTGCTGGTGATCGTGGTGATCCAGTCGATCATCTGGGACTTCAAGGTCTTCACCCAGATCTACGTGATGACCGGCGGCGGCGGCATCGCCGGCCAGAACCTGGTCCTCAACGTCTACGCCTACCAGAAGGCCTTCGTCGCGGAGAACTACAGCCTCGGCGCGGCCATCGGCGTCCTGATGACCCTCATCCTGCTGGCCGTCACCGCCGTCTACGTCCGCGGCCTGCGCCGCTCCGGGGAGGAACTGTGA
- a CDS encoding glycoside hydrolase domain-containing protein — protein sequence MPNTPFNKGRSTVLSAACLTAAAALALSACAKPADGPHGAVAGEAVGAVQAASPSATDSLSASASPSASASASASGSVSASASPLVSASGSATPSGSAAASASAPGASKPAAAAGGAPAGTSSGSVFTGLAFDTCTAPPLATMNAWRGTSPYGAIAVYVGGKNRGCAQPQLTASWVGAVAGSGWKLVPLYVGAQPPCQTGSSPEKITADTAVSLGAADGADAVAKASALGMRAGSTLYLDVEAYNTADTACADAVLAYTQSFDRAVKARSYRPGFYGFASSSAAGIARAAEAGAADLPEALWYAKYDGAADTTGSFPYSGGLFGGHRRAHQYQVNQKETYGGVTLTVDRNARDAPVAVTG from the coding sequence GTGCCGAACACCCCCTTCAACAAGGGGCGCAGCACCGTGCTGTCCGCCGCCTGCCTGACCGCCGCTGCCGCCCTGGCACTCAGTGCGTGCGCGAAGCCAGCCGACGGTCCGCACGGCGCGGTGGCCGGCGAGGCGGTCGGCGCAGTGCAGGCGGCCTCGCCGTCGGCGACCGACAGCCTCTCCGCCTCCGCCTCGCCCTCGGCCTCGGCTTCGGCGTCCGCCTCCGGCTCCGTGTCTGCCTCGGCCTCGCCCTTGGTTTCGGCGTCCGGGTCCGCGACACCGTCCGGTTCGGCCGCCGCCTCGGCCTCGGCGCCCGGCGCCTCCAAGCCCGCCGCCGCGGCGGGCGGCGCACCGGCCGGGACGTCCAGCGGGAGCGTGTTCACCGGCCTGGCCTTCGACACCTGCACCGCCCCGCCGCTGGCCACCATGAACGCCTGGCGCGGCACCTCTCCCTACGGGGCGATCGCCGTCTACGTCGGCGGCAAGAACCGCGGCTGCGCGCAGCCGCAGCTGACCGCGTCCTGGGTGGGCGCGGTGGCCGGCTCGGGCTGGAAGCTGGTGCCGCTGTACGTCGGCGCGCAGCCGCCGTGCCAGACCGGCTCCAGCCCCGAGAAGATCACCGCCGACACGGCCGTCTCGCTCGGCGCGGCGGACGGCGCGGACGCGGTGGCCAAGGCGTCGGCGCTGGGCATGCGCGCCGGCAGCACGCTCTACCTGGACGTGGAGGCCTACAACACCGCCGACACGGCCTGCGCGGACGCGGTCCTCGCCTACACCCAGTCCTTCGACCGGGCGGTCAAGGCGCGCTCCTACCGGCCCGGTTTCTACGGCTTCGCCTCCTCCAGCGCCGCCGGCATCGCCAGGGCCGCCGAGGCCGGCGCCGCCGACCTGCCCGAAGCCCTGTGGTACGCCAAGTACGACGGCGCCGCCGACACCACCGGCAGCTTCCCCTACAGCGGCGGCCTGTTCGGCGGACACCGCCGCGCCCACCAGTACCAGGTCAACCAGAAGGAGACCTACGGCGGCGTCACCCTGACCGTCGACCGCAACGCCCGGGACGCCCCCGTCGCCGTCACCGGCTGA
- a CDS encoding IclR family transcriptional regulator: protein MTSTAAENRAPEGRPERNQSASLRRALAVLEHVRDHAAAGTDLSLTALADGLEMSKSTVLRLAAPLVDAQLLARDRDTGHFRLGPGALQLGQAYLATLDLRTAASEEAHQLMREVGGTVHLCVPDAPYVVYVDKVENETAVRMASRIGSRAPMYCTAVGKAMLAWMPEDAFATVVADGLPAITTRTLTSAAALRTELTRIRTRGYAVDDRENEPEVRCIAAPVFDHNNTVIGAISTSALTSRITAARARELGPVVAATAARVSKRMGATR from the coding sequence ATGACCAGCACCGCCGCCGAGAACCGGGCCCCCGAGGGCCGGCCGGAACGCAACCAGTCCGCGTCGCTGCGCCGCGCCCTCGCGGTGCTCGAACACGTCCGGGACCACGCGGCGGCCGGCACCGACCTCAGCCTCACCGCGCTCGCCGACGGCCTGGAGATGTCCAAGTCCACCGTGCTGCGCCTGGCCGCCCCGCTGGTCGACGCCCAGCTCCTCGCCCGCGATCGCGACACCGGCCACTTCCGGCTCGGCCCCGGCGCCCTCCAGCTCGGCCAGGCGTACCTCGCCACCCTCGACCTGCGCACCGCCGCCTCCGAGGAGGCCCACCAGCTGATGCGCGAGGTCGGCGGCACCGTCCACCTGTGCGTCCCCGACGCCCCGTACGTGGTCTACGTCGACAAGGTCGAGAACGAGACCGCCGTCCGGATGGCCTCCCGGATCGGCAGCCGCGCCCCGATGTACTGCACCGCCGTCGGCAAGGCCATGCTCGCCTGGATGCCCGAGGACGCCTTCGCCACCGTCGTCGCCGACGGCCTCCCCGCCATCACCACCCGCACCCTCACCTCGGCCGCCGCCCTGCGCACCGAACTCACCCGCATCCGCACCCGCGGCTACGCCGTCGACGACCGCGAGAACGAACCCGAGGTCCGCTGCATCGCCGCCCCGGTCTTCGACCACAACAACACCGTCATCGGTGCCATCTCCACCTCCGCCCTCACCTCCCGCATCACCGCCGCCCGCGCCCGCGAACTGGGCCCGGTCGTCGCCGCCACCGCCGCCCGCGTCTCGAAACGCATGGGCGCGACCCGCTGA
- a CDS encoding acetyl-CoA C-acetyltransferase, translating to MTTEAYVYDAIRTPRGRGKQTGSLHGTKPIDLVVGLIHELRRRFPSLDPAAIDDIVLGVVSPVGDQGSDIARVAAIAAGLPDTVAGVQENRFCASGLEAVNLAAAKVRSGWEDLILAGGVESMSRVKMGSDGGAWFADPMTAYETGFVPQGIGADLIATVEGFTRTDVDAFAAESQARAAKAQADGLFDRSVVPVLDRNGLVVLGRDEFIRPGTTVESLAGLKPSFADIGDLGGFDAVALQKYHWVESIDHVHHAGNSSGIVDGAALVAIGSREIGERYGLTPRARIVSAAVSGSEPTIMLTGPAPATRKALAKAGLSAADIDLVEINEAFAAVALRFMRELGFRPDQVNVNGGAIALGHPLGATGAMLIGTLVDELERRDLRYGLATLCVGGGMGIATVVERVTA from the coding sequence GTGACCACCGAAGCGTACGTCTACGACGCGATCCGCACCCCGCGCGGACGCGGCAAGCAGACCGGTTCCCTGCACGGCACCAAGCCGATCGACCTGGTGGTCGGCCTGATCCACGAACTGCGGCGCCGGTTCCCGTCCCTGGACCCGGCGGCGATCGACGACATCGTGCTCGGCGTGGTCAGCCCGGTCGGCGACCAGGGCTCCGACATCGCCCGGGTCGCGGCGATCGCCGCCGGGCTGCCCGACACGGTCGCGGGCGTGCAGGAGAACCGCTTCTGCGCTTCCGGCCTGGAGGCCGTCAACCTGGCGGCGGCGAAGGTCCGTTCGGGCTGGGAGGACCTGATCCTGGCCGGCGGCGTCGAGTCGATGTCCCGGGTGAAGATGGGCTCCGACGGCGGCGCCTGGTTCGCCGACCCGATGACCGCGTACGAGACCGGCTTCGTCCCGCAGGGCATCGGCGCCGACCTGATCGCCACCGTCGAGGGCTTCACCCGCACCGACGTGGACGCGTTCGCCGCCGAGTCGCAGGCCCGGGCCGCGAAGGCGCAGGCCGACGGGCTGTTCGACCGCTCGGTGGTGCCGGTGCTGGACCGCAACGGGCTGGTGGTCCTGGGCCGCGACGAGTTCATCCGCCCCGGCACCACGGTCGAGTCGCTGGCCGGGCTCAAGCCCTCCTTCGCGGACATCGGCGACCTCGGCGGCTTCGACGCCGTCGCGCTCCAGAAGTACCACTGGGTGGAGTCCATCGACCACGTCCACCACGCCGGCAACTCCTCCGGCATCGTGGACGGCGCCGCGCTGGTCGCGATCGGCTCGCGCGAGATCGGCGAGCGGTACGGCCTCACCCCGCGGGCCCGGATCGTCTCCGCCGCGGTCTCCGGCTCCGAACCCACCATCATGCTCACCGGCCCGGCCCCCGCCACCCGCAAGGCGCTCGCCAAGGCCGGGCTGAGCGCCGCCGACATCGACCTGGTCGAGATCAACGAGGCGTTCGCCGCCGTCGCGCTCCGCTTCATGCGCGAACTCGGCTTCCGGCCCGACCAGGTGAACGTCAACGGCGGCGCGATCGCCCTCGGCCACCCGCTCGGCGCGACCGGCGCGATGCTGATCGGCACCCTGGTCGACGAGCTGGAGCGCCGCGACCTGCGCTACGGCCTGGCCACGCTGTGCGTGGGCGGCGGCATGGGCATCGCCACCGTCGTCGAACGCGTCACCGCCTGA
- a CDS encoding acyl-CoA dehydrogenase family protein, with translation MQRELYTEEHEDFRTTVRAFLAREVVPHHARWERQGVVDRSAWLAAGKAGLLGLAVDERHGGGGSPDFRFAAVLAEEFVRAGASGLAVGLHNDIIGPYLTGLATEEQRERWLPGFCSGELITAIAMTEPDTGSDLQAIRTTAVDAGDHYLLNGAKTFISNGILADLVLVVAKTTAEGGAHGLSLLVVERGMPGFERGRNLDKIGQKAQDTAELFFHDVRVPKANLLGEEHQGFLYLMRNLAQERLAIAVAAIAAAEQLLEETTAYVKQRTAFGRPLAKLQHVRFEIAELATECAVTRAFVDRCVSEHNRYALTPVDASMAKWWATELQKRTADRCLQLHGGSGYMSDSAVARAFTDGRVQTIYGGTTEIMKEIIGRSLLA, from the coding sequence GTGCAGCGCGAGCTCTACACCGAGGAGCACGAGGACTTCCGCACCACCGTCCGGGCCTTCCTGGCCCGGGAGGTCGTCCCGCACCACGCCCGCTGGGAGCGGCAGGGCGTCGTCGACCGCTCCGCCTGGCTGGCCGCCGGGAAGGCCGGGCTGCTCGGCCTGGCCGTGGACGAGCGCCACGGCGGCGGGGGCAGCCCGGACTTCCGGTTCGCCGCCGTGCTGGCCGAGGAGTTCGTCCGGGCCGGGGCCAGCGGCCTGGCCGTCGGCCTGCACAACGACATCATCGGCCCGTACCTGACCGGCCTGGCCACCGAGGAGCAGCGGGAGCGCTGGCTGCCCGGCTTCTGCTCCGGCGAGCTGATCACCGCGATCGCGATGACCGAGCCCGACACCGGCTCCGACCTCCAGGCGATCCGCACCACCGCGGTGGACGCGGGCGACCACTACCTGCTCAACGGCGCGAAGACCTTCATCTCCAACGGCATCCTCGCCGACCTGGTCCTGGTGGTCGCGAAGACCACCGCCGAGGGCGGCGCGCACGGCCTGAGCCTGCTGGTGGTGGAACGCGGCATGCCGGGCTTCGAACGCGGCCGCAACCTCGACAAGATCGGCCAGAAGGCCCAGGACACCGCCGAGCTGTTCTTCCACGACGTGCGCGTCCCGAAGGCCAACCTGCTCGGCGAGGAGCACCAGGGCTTCCTGTACCTGATGCGCAACCTGGCCCAGGAGCGGCTGGCCATCGCGGTCGCCGCGATCGCCGCCGCCGAGCAGCTGCTGGAGGAGACCACGGCGTACGTGAAGCAGCGCACCGCGTTCGGCCGGCCGCTGGCCAAGCTCCAGCACGTCCGGTTCGAGATCGCCGAGCTGGCCACCGAGTGCGCCGTCACCCGGGCCTTCGTGGACCGCTGCGTGAGCGAGCACAACAGGTACGCGCTGACCCCGGTGGACGCCTCGATGGCCAAGTGGTGGGCCACCGAGCTCCAGAAGCGCACCGCCGACCGCTGCCTGCAACTGCACGGCGGTTCCGGCTACATGAGCGACAGCGCGGTCGCCCGGGCGTTCACCGACGGGCGCGTCCAGACCATCTACGGCGGCACCACGGAGATCATGAAGGAGATCATCGGCCGCTCGCTGCTCGCCTGA
- a CDS encoding ABC-F family ATP-binding cassette domain-containing protein → MAQPTTSILCTDLGFEWPDGRPVLSGFHLAVGPGRTGLVGLNGAGKSTLLRLIAGELAPAAGTVRVAGELAYLPQDLTVVAGQRVDETLGIRAKREALHAIESGDVAERHFTAIGDDWDVEERARATLDRLGLAGLDLDRTSGELSGGQAVLLHLAALLLRRPDVLLLDEPTNNLDARARARLYDAVAAFPGVLLLVSHDRELLERVDQIADLRDGEVTWYGGNFSAYQEALETEQEAAERLVRNAEADVKRQRRDLVEATQRLAKSAAYGKQRSVRRNDPKALADKLQGKGEETAGRLRGMHTERLNEAKERLATAEEAVRDDAEIRIDLPRTAVPAGRTVLTLEGVRLAHGGRGRIDLELRGPERIALIGHNGSGKSTLLRTVAGELAPAEGMVTTPVQLRHLPQRLDVLDDRETVFRNVRAHAPAATDNEVRARLARFLFRGARADQPAGTLSGGERFRATLAALLLADPPPQLLLLDEPTNNLDLASVRQLTQALSGYRGALLVASHDHPFLREIGITRWLEWDGGELRPTDPR, encoded by the coding sequence ATGGCGCAACCCACCACCTCGATCCTCTGCACCGACCTCGGCTTCGAGTGGCCCGACGGCCGCCCGGTGCTGAGCGGTTTCCACCTCGCCGTCGGCCCCGGCCGCACCGGGCTGGTCGGCCTCAACGGGGCCGGCAAGTCCACGCTGCTGCGGCTGATCGCCGGGGAGCTCGCCCCCGCCGCCGGCACCGTCCGGGTCGCGGGCGAACTCGCCTACCTGCCGCAGGACCTGACGGTCGTCGCCGGGCAGCGGGTCGACGAGACGCTCGGCATCCGGGCCAAGCGCGAGGCCCTGCACGCCATCGAGTCCGGAGACGTGGCCGAGCGCCACTTCACCGCCATCGGCGACGACTGGGACGTCGAGGAGCGCGCCCGCGCCACCCTCGACCGCCTCGGCCTCGCCGGGCTCGACCTCGACCGCACCAGCGGCGAGCTCTCCGGCGGCCAGGCCGTCCTGCTGCACCTCGCCGCCCTGCTGCTGCGCCGCCCCGACGTCCTGCTGCTCGACGAGCCCACCAACAACCTGGACGCCCGGGCCCGGGCCCGGCTGTACGACGCGGTGGCCGCCTTCCCCGGCGTGCTGCTGCTGGTCAGCCACGACCGCGAGCTGCTGGAGCGGGTCGACCAGATCGCCGACCTGCGGGACGGCGAAGTCACCTGGTACGGGGGCAACTTCAGCGCCTACCAGGAGGCGCTGGAGACCGAGCAGGAGGCCGCCGAGCGCCTGGTCCGCAACGCCGAGGCCGACGTCAAGCGGCAGCGGCGGGATCTGGTCGAGGCCACCCAGCGGCTCGCCAAGTCCGCCGCCTACGGCAAGCAGCGCTCGGTGCGGCGCAACGACCCCAAGGCGCTGGCCGACAAGCTCCAGGGCAAGGGCGAGGAGACCGCCGGCCGCCTGCGCGGCATGCACACCGAGCGGCTCAACGAGGCCAAGGAGCGGCTGGCCACCGCCGAGGAGGCGGTCCGGGACGACGCCGAGATCCGGATCGACCTGCCCCGCACCGCCGTCCCGGCCGGGCGCACCGTCCTCACCCTGGAGGGCGTCCGGCTGGCCCACGGCGGCCGCGGCCGGATCGACCTGGAGCTGCGCGGCCCCGAGCGGATCGCCCTGATCGGCCACAACGGCTCCGGCAAGAGCACGCTGCTGCGCACCGTCGCCGGTGAACTCGCCCCCGCCGAGGGTATGGTCACCACCCCGGTCCAACTGCGCCACCTCCCGCAGCGGTTGGACGTGCTGGACGACCGGGAGACCGTCTTCCGGAACGTCAGGGCGCACGCCCCCGCCGCCACCGACAACGAGGTCCGGGCCCGGCTGGCCCGCTTCCTGTTCCGCGGCGCCCGCGCCGACCAGCCGGCCGGCACCCTCTCCGGCGGCGAGCGCTTCCGCGCCACCCTCGCCGCCCTGCTGCTCGCCGACCCGCCCCCGCAGCTCCTGCTGCTCGACGAGCCCACCAACAACCTCGACCTGGCCAGCGTCCGCCAGCTCACCCAGGCCCTGTCCGGCTACCGCGGCGCCCTGCTCGTCGCCAGCCACGACCACCCCTTCCTCCGGGAGATCGGCATCACCCGCTGGCTGGAGTGGGACGGGGGTGAGCTGCGCCCGACCGACCCGCGCTGA
- a CDS encoding sugar ABC transporter substrate-binding protein, with amino-acid sequence MKKLARGAALALLAGTVATACAPGTAKTASSEDEQTGTVKVWLYDEANRAPKEQVVAQAVADFKAKHAGVEVEVSYIPTDAGPRAEKMKGAFNDPSSAPDVVEFGNTDLFGYTASGGLADITSDLADWAEGKDLPQDLKDTAVVDGKTYGLPWWLGVRALYYRTDVFTELGLSAPTTYDELKSAAEKVRAAHGDLLGIAVGGKYTFGALPFVWANGGDLAARSGSAYASAIDSAQSQAGVKQYTDLFTDAICPAQQCADLTGGKTVEAFAAGKAGMAILPNSSRSAVEAGAAAGKYAIVPLPGTTAGKIAPAFSGGNDLGVMKSTRHRSLAVDFMKELASEKNQLALFDAMGNLPTLSSARAEVVQKQPWLKPFTDTIEAGTKFVPKDAAWARIDAQNVVPTMLQKVITGKSDVAAATKEAAAAMNTSFSGK; translated from the coding sequence ATGAAGAAGCTGGCCCGTGGTGCCGCCCTTGCCCTGCTGGCCGGCACCGTGGCCACGGCCTGTGCGCCGGGCACCGCGAAGACCGCGTCCTCGGAGGACGAGCAGACCGGCACCGTGAAGGTCTGGCTGTACGACGAGGCGAACCGGGCGCCGAAGGAGCAGGTGGTGGCGCAGGCCGTCGCCGACTTCAAGGCGAAGCACGCGGGCGTCGAGGTCGAGGTCTCGTACATCCCGACCGACGCCGGTCCGCGCGCCGAGAAGATGAAGGGCGCGTTCAACGACCCGTCCTCGGCGCCGGACGTGGTGGAGTTCGGCAACACCGACCTGTTCGGCTACACCGCCTCGGGCGGCCTCGCCGACATCACCTCCGACCTGGCGGACTGGGCCGAGGGCAAGGACCTGCCGCAGGACCTGAAGGACACCGCGGTGGTCGACGGCAAGACGTACGGCCTGCCCTGGTGGCTGGGCGTGCGGGCGCTGTACTACCGCACCGACGTGTTCACCGAGCTGGGCCTGTCGGCGCCGACCACGTACGACGAGCTGAAGTCGGCGGCGGAGAAGGTCCGGGCCGCGCACGGCGACCTGCTGGGCATCGCGGTCGGCGGCAAGTACACCTTCGGCGCACTGCCGTTCGTGTGGGCCAACGGCGGCGACCTGGCGGCGCGGAGCGGCTCGGCGTACGCCTCGGCGATCGACTCGGCGCAGTCGCAGGCCGGCGTGAAGCAGTACACCGACCTGTTCACGGACGCGATCTGCCCGGCCCAGCAGTGCGCCGACCTGACCGGCGGCAAGACCGTCGAGGCGTTCGCGGCGGGCAAGGCCGGCATGGCGATCCTGCCGAACTCCTCGCGCAGCGCGGTGGAGGCGGGCGCGGCGGCCGGCAAGTACGCGATCGTGCCGCTGCCGGGCACCACGGCCGGGAAGATCGCCCCGGCGTTCTCCGGCGGCAACGACCTGGGCGTCATGAAGTCCACCCGGCACCGTTCGCTGGCGGTCGACTTCATGAAGGAACTGGCCTCCGAGAAGAACCAGTTGGCGCTGTTCGACGCGATGGGCAACCTGCCGACGCTGTCCTCCGCGCGCGCCGAGGTGGTGCAGAAGCAGCCGTGGCTCAAGCCGTTCACCGACACCATCGAGGCGGGCACCAAGTTCGTCCCGAAGGACGCCGCCTGGGCCCGGATCGACGCCCAGAACGTGGTGCCGACCATGCTGCAGAAGGTCATCACCGGCAAGTCCGACGTGGCCGCCGCCACCAAGGAGGCCGCCGCCGCGATGAACACCTCGTTCAGCGGCAAGTAG
- a CDS encoding carbohydrate ABC transporter permease, which produces MTGKPLSIGRRDNRVLRQGANTAAVVLALLTVFPLYWMVLSALKPKGEITSAHPRPWTFAPTLENFRNALGVSGFGRYFANSMLVAVVVVVVSAAVAFLAAVALSRFRFRFRTTILIMFLVAQMVPVEALTIPLFFLVRDIGSVAPGFGLSSLGSLMLVNLAFSLPFAVWMLRGFVAAVPESLEEAARIDGASRFTILWRILFPLVAPGLAATSVFSFITAWNDFVFAKTLILDTDHQTLPAALMVFFKPDENDWGGIMAASTLMTVPVLVFFVLVQRHMVSGLGGAVKD; this is translated from the coding sequence GTGACCGGCAAGCCCCTCTCGATCGGGCGCCGCGACAACCGGGTGCTGCGGCAGGGCGCCAACACGGCCGCCGTGGTGCTCGCCCTGCTGACGGTCTTCCCGCTGTACTGGATGGTGCTGTCGGCGTTGAAGCCGAAGGGCGAGATCACCTCGGCGCACCCGCGGCCGTGGACGTTCGCGCCGACGCTGGAGAACTTCCGCAACGCGCTGGGGGTGTCCGGGTTCGGGCGGTACTTCGCGAACAGCATGCTGGTGGCGGTGGTCGTGGTGGTGGTGTCCGCCGCGGTCGCCTTCCTGGCGGCGGTGGCGCTGTCCCGGTTCAGGTTCCGGTTCCGGACCACGATCCTGATCATGTTCCTGGTGGCGCAGATGGTGCCGGTGGAGGCGCTGACCATCCCGCTGTTCTTCCTGGTGCGCGACATCGGCTCGGTCGCGCCGGGCTTCGGCCTCTCCTCGCTGGGCTCGCTGATGCTGGTGAACCTGGCGTTCTCGCTGCCGTTCGCGGTGTGGATGCTGCGCGGTTTCGTCGCCGCGGTGCCCGAGTCGCTGGAGGAGGCGGCCCGGATCGACGGTGCGAGCCGGTTCACCATCCTGTGGCGAATCCTGTTCCCGCTGGTCGCCCCCGGGCTGGCGGCGACCAGCGTGTTCTCCTTCATCACCGCCTGGAACGACTTCGTGTTCGCCAAGACACTGATCCTGGACACCGACCACCAGACGCTGCCGGCCGCGCTGATGGTGTTCTTCAAGCCGGACGAGAACGACTGGGGCGGCATCATGGCCGCCTCGACCCTGATGACCGTCCCGGTGCTGGTCTTCTTCGTGCTGGTCCAGCGGCACATGGTGTCCGGGCTGGGCGGCGCGGTGAAGGACTGA
- the aroA gene encoding 3-phosphoshikimate 1-carboxyvinyltransferase: MALVEIPGSKSVTARALFLAAAADGVTTLVRPLVSDDTEGFAEGLRALGYRVERDEREWRITGCPQGPAADGATVFCRDGATTARFLPTLAAAGHGTFHFDASEQMRRRPLGPLTTALRDLGVDLEHHGAEGHHPLSVRAAGVEGGEVVLDAGLSSQYLTALLLLGPLTRTGLRIRVTDLVSAPYVEITLAMMRGFGVEVARAGNVFEVPPGGYTAARYPVEPDASTASYFFAAAALTGREVTVPGLGRDALQGDLRFVEVLERLGAKVEIGADATTVTGGTLTGGTVHMRDISDTMPTLAAIAPFASGPIRIEDVYNTRIKECDRLDACAENLRRQGVEVATGRDWIEIRPGTPKPVEIATRGDHRIVMSFAVAGLRTPGTTFDDPGCVRKTFPGFHEAFAAWAARAAD; the protein is encoded by the coding sequence GTGGCGCTGGTCGAGATCCCCGGTTCGAAGTCGGTCACGGCGCGTGCGCTGTTCCTGGCCGCGGCGGCGGACGGGGTGACCACCCTGGTGCGGCCGCTGGTGTCCGACGACACCGAGGGGTTCGCCGAGGGGCTCCGCGCGCTCGGGTACCGGGTGGAGCGCGACGAGCGGGAGTGGCGGATCACCGGGTGCCCGCAGGGGCCGGCGGCCGACGGGGCGACGGTGTTCTGCCGGGACGGCGCGACCACCGCGCGCTTCCTGCCGACGCTGGCCGCCGCCGGGCACGGCACCTTCCACTTCGACGCGTCCGAGCAGATGCGCCGCCGCCCGCTCGGCCCGCTCACCACCGCGCTGCGCGACCTCGGCGTCGACCTGGAGCACCACGGCGCCGAGGGCCACCACCCGCTGAGCGTCCGGGCGGCGGGCGTCGAGGGCGGCGAGGTGGTGCTCGACGCCGGGCTGTCCTCGCAGTACCTGACGGCCCTGCTGCTGCTCGGCCCGCTCACCCGCACCGGCCTGCGCATCCGGGTCACCGACCTGGTCTCCGCGCCGTACGTCGAGATCACCCTGGCGATGATGCGCGGCTTCGGCGTCGAGGTGGCCCGCGCGGGGAACGTGTTCGAGGTGCCGCCGGGCGGCTACACCGCCGCCCGGTACCCGGTCGAGCCGGACGCCTCCACCGCCTCGTACTTCTTCGCCGCCGCCGCGCTGACCGGCCGCGAGGTGACCGTCCCCGGCCTGGGCCGCGACGCGCTCCAGGGCGACCTGCGCTTCGTCGAGGTGCTGGAACGGCTCGGCGCGAAGGTCGAGATCGGGGCGGACGCCACCACCGTCACCGGCGGGACCCTCACCGGCGGCACCGTCCACATGCGGGACATCTCCGACACCATGCCGACGCTGGCCGCCATCGCCCCGTTCGCCTCCGGCCCGATCCGGATCGAGGACGTCTACAACACCCGGATCAAGGAGTGCGACCGCCTCGACGCCTGCGCGGAGAACCTGCGCCGCCAGGGCGTCGAGGTCGCCACCGGCCGGGACTGGATCGAGATCCGCCCCGGCACCCCGAAGCCGGTCGAGATCGCCACCCGCGGCGACCACCGGATCGTGATGTCCTTCGCCGTCGCCGGGCTGCGCACCCCGGGCACGACCTTCGACGACCCGGGGTGCGTGCGCAAGACCTTCCCCGGCTTCCACGAGGCGTTCGCCGCCTGGGCGGCCCGGGCGGCGGACTGA